One window of Pseudanabaena sp. FACHB-2040 genomic DNA carries:
- a CDS encoding PCP reductase family protein: MIERQPTDLPQWTAEAKDKLNSIPFFVRSQARNRIEAVARSQALETVTADLVEQVRLQFGQ, encoded by the coding sequence ATGATCGAGCGACAACCCACCGATTTGCCCCAGTGGACGGCTGAGGCCAAAGACAAGCTCAACAGCATTCCGTTTTTTGTGCGATCTCAGGCTAGAAATCGAATTGAAGCCGTAGCCCGCAGCCAGGCACTAGAAACCGTTACCGCTGATTTGGTAGAACAGGTGCGGCTGCAGTTTGGTCAATAA